In Mycolicibacterium phocaicum, one DNA window encodes the following:
- a CDS encoding phytoene desaturase family protein, protein MAQFDAIVVGAGHNGLASAVMLQKAGLRTLCLEAKLYSGGMASTVELFDGFKFEIAGSEQFPTALKVSQELGLDEVPSVEQEVMSVNMRGIGDEPLLFYSDPMKLLTHMNEVHGAEAVNGMAGLMAWSMAPARALGRFDAGLPPKTYDEMYACATNEFERSAITDMLFGSVTDVLDRYLPDKDKYGAIRGMLSVLACNSTYRGPATPGSAAALAFGLAVPTDGASLMRKLKGGIGALAKHLEDAFVAHGGEVRLRSAVAAITVADGRVTGVRLDDGTEITAPVVVSSLAPSLTVDRLLGAAVPDDVRARYTRVDHRGSYLQMHFALDGTPEFAEPYEILNNPELQGTIGLFSTPEELQQQWEDSRRGIVPADPSIAWQIPSVLDPELAPPGKHASSAFAQWFPVEGGGDYGSMKREMGQRVIDKITRVAPNFEKLILRHTTFTPRHMDRMFGAPGGDYCHGLIHPEQMGPNRPGPRGYLDQELPVEGVYLGGAGCHGGPAVNFIPGYNAAHAVLNT, encoded by the coding sequence ATGGCGCAATTCGACGCGATCGTGGTGGGAGCAGGGCACAACGGGTTGGCCTCGGCGGTGATGCTGCAGAAGGCCGGCCTGCGCACGCTGTGTCTGGAGGCCAAGCTCTACTCCGGCGGCATGGCCTCGACCGTCGAGCTGTTCGACGGGTTCAAGTTCGAGATCGCCGGGTCCGAGCAGTTCCCGACGGCGCTCAAGGTGAGTCAGGAGCTGGGCCTCGACGAGGTGCCGAGCGTCGAGCAGGAAGTCATGTCGGTCAACATGCGGGGGATCGGCGACGAGCCGTTGCTCTTCTACTCGGACCCCATGAAGCTGCTCACCCACATGAACGAGGTGCACGGCGCCGAAGCCGTCAACGGCATGGCCGGCCTGATGGCCTGGAGCATGGCGCCGGCGCGGGCCCTCGGCCGGTTCGACGCGGGGCTGCCGCCCAAGACCTATGACGAGATGTATGCCTGCGCCACAAACGAATTCGAGCGGTCGGCCATCACCGACATGCTGTTCGGCTCGGTGACCGACGTCCTCGACCGCTACCTGCCGGACAAGGACAAGTACGGCGCCATCCGCGGGATGCTGTCGGTGCTGGCGTGCAACTCCACGTACCGCGGTCCCGCCACCCCGGGCAGCGCCGCCGCGCTGGCCTTCGGCCTCGCCGTCCCGACCGATGGGGCGTCGTTGATGCGAAAGCTCAAGGGCGGCATCGGTGCGCTGGCCAAGCACCTCGAGGACGCGTTCGTCGCTCATGGCGGTGAGGTCCGGTTGCGCAGTGCGGTCGCGGCCATCACGGTCGCCGACGGCCGGGTCACCGGCGTACGTCTGGACGACGGCACCGAAATCACTGCACCCGTGGTGGTTTCGTCACTCGCACCGTCATTGACCGTGGACCGGCTGCTCGGCGCCGCCGTGCCCGACGATGTCCGGGCCCGGTACACCCGCGTCGACCACCGCGGCAGCTACCTGCAGATGCACTTCGCGCTCGACGGCACCCCGGAGTTCGCCGAGCCCTACGAAATCCTGAACAATCCCGAATTGCAGGGCACGATCGGTCTTTTCAGCACGCCCGAGGAATTGCAGCAGCAGTGGGAGGACAGCCGCCGGGGTATCGTGCCGGCCGATCCGTCCATCGCCTGGCAGATTCCCTCGGTGCTGGATCCCGAGCTGGCACCGCCCGGCAAGCACGCGTCGTCGGCGTTCGCGCAGTGGTTCCCGGTCGAAGGTGGCGGTGACTACGGCTCGATGAAACGCGAGATGGGACAACGCGTCATCGACAAGATCACCCGCGTGGCACCCAATTTCGAGAAGCTCATCCTGCGGCACACGACGTTCACGCCGCGGCACATGGACCGGATGTTCGGCGCTCCCGGCGGCGACTACTGCCACGGGCTGATCCACCCCGAACAGATGGGGCCCAACCGGCCCGGCCCGCGCGGCTACCTCGACCAGGAGCTGCCCGTCGAGGGCGTCTACCTGGGTGGCGCCGGCTGCCACGGTGGCCCGGCCGTCAACTTCATCCCGGGCTACAACGCCGCCCACGCCGTGTTGAACACATGA
- a CDS encoding TetR/AcrR family transcriptional regulator has product MPRPPQTVRSERTREALQQAALVRFLAQGVEGTTAEEIAADAGVSLRTFYRHFTSKHELLFADYDAGLHWFRTALAGRPADEPVLAAVQAAIFAFPYDFGAVTKIAALREQELDAERIVSHIRQVEADFADAIAEYLERRGGPDDRLRVAVTSRTIAAAVFGAMEVWMLGAERSLADLARMCHQALDQLAAGPV; this is encoded by the coding sequence ATGCCCCGGCCGCCGCAGACCGTACGTAGTGAGCGCACACGCGAGGCGCTGCAACAGGCGGCGCTGGTCCGTTTCCTGGCGCAGGGTGTCGAGGGCACCACGGCGGAGGAGATCGCCGCCGACGCCGGGGTCTCGCTGCGCACGTTCTACCGGCACTTCACGTCCAAGCATGAGCTGCTGTTCGCCGACTACGACGCGGGTCTGCACTGGTTCCGCACCGCGCTGGCCGGACGGCCCGCCGACGAACCGGTGCTGGCGGCGGTACAGGCCGCGATCTTCGCCTTTCCGTACGACTTTGGTGCGGTCACCAAGATCGCCGCGCTGCGCGAACAGGAACTCGACGCCGAGCGGATCGTCAGTCATATCCGGCAGGTCGAGGCCGACTTCGCCGATGCCATCGCCGAGTATCTCGAGCGGCGGGGCGGGCCTGACGACCGGCTGCGCGTCGCGGTGACGTCGCGGACCATCGCTGCCGCGGTGTTCGGCGCCATGGAGGTGTGGATGCTGGGCGCCGAGCGGTCGCTGGCCGATCTCGCGCGCATGTGCCACCAGGCGCTGGACCAGCTGGCGGCCGGACCCGTCTGA
- a CDS encoding DUF2834 domain-containing protein encodes MVSLIVHAVLGLIVIAFIVKLNPAVFRKPADGPAFSALESAYYVIGIASIALGYYFNTKFVMDYQPPDGNPITGPGSWSDYIRLMFVNPAASSAGQDYTIINVILLPLFSIADGLRRGIRHPWLFFVSSLFTSCAFALAFYFAVVARQQRHERAVDHVRSSATIQG; translated from the coding sequence ATGGTCTCGCTCATCGTCCACGCCGTCCTCGGACTGATCGTCATCGCGTTCATCGTCAAGCTCAACCCCGCGGTCTTCCGCAAGCCGGCCGACGGACCCGCGTTCTCGGCACTCGAATCGGCCTACTACGTGATCGGCATCGCCTCGATAGCGCTCGGCTACTACTTCAACACCAAGTTCGTCATGGATTACCAACCGCCCGACGGCAATCCGATCACCGGGCCGGGCAGCTGGTCGGACTACATCCGCCTGATGTTCGTCAACCCCGCGGCGTCGTCGGCGGGCCAGGACTACACCATCATCAACGTCATCCTGCTACCGCTGTTCAGCATCGCCGACGGCCTGCGGCGCGGCATCCGGCACCCCTGGCTGTTCTTCGTCAGCAGCCTGTTCACCAGTTGCGCTTTCGCGCTGGCGTTCTACTTCGCCGTCGTCGCGCGGCAGCAGCGGCACGAGCGCGCCGTCGACCACGTCAGGAGTTCTGCGACAATCCAGGGGTGA
- a CDS encoding pyridoxal phosphate-dependent aminotransferase, which produces MVARLRPYASTIFAEMSALAARVGAVNLGQGFPDEDGPAPMLAVAQQAIADGVNQYPPGPGIPALRQAIAAQRTRHYGIDYDPDTEVLVTVGGTEAIAAAVIGLVEPGSDVLIIAPFYDSYSPVIAMAGCRRVVVPLAPDNHGFAIDIDRLRAAITPQTRALILNSPHNPTGMVASHDELTAIAALAIEHDLLVITDEVYEQLTFDGHQHRPLAGYPGMAERTVTISSAAKMFNCTGWKIGWACGPADLIAGVRAAKQYLTYVGGAPFQPAVAHALDHEDAWVAALRKSYRGKRDRLAGALTDIGFDVHDSFGTYFLCADPRPLGYDDSTAFCAGLPERVGVAAIPMSAFLDPHSPDSAGWNHLVRFAFCKRDDTLDEAISRLRTL; this is translated from the coding sequence ATGGTCGCCCGCCTGCGGCCTTACGCCTCCACCATCTTCGCCGAGATGTCGGCGCTGGCCGCACGGGTCGGCGCCGTCAACCTCGGCCAGGGCTTTCCCGACGAGGACGGCCCGGCACCGATGCTGGCGGTGGCGCAGCAGGCCATCGCGGACGGCGTCAACCAGTACCCGCCCGGCCCGGGCATCCCCGCGCTGCGCCAGGCCATCGCGGCCCAGCGCACACGGCACTACGGCATCGACTACGACCCGGACACCGAGGTGCTCGTCACCGTCGGCGGCACCGAGGCCATCGCCGCGGCCGTGATCGGCCTGGTCGAGCCGGGCAGTGACGTGCTGATCATCGCGCCGTTCTACGACTCCTACTCCCCGGTGATCGCCATGGCCGGCTGCCGGCGCGTCGTCGTCCCCCTCGCGCCGGACAACCACGGCTTCGCCATCGACATCGACCGGCTCCGCGCCGCAATCACGCCGCAAACCCGTGCGCTGATCCTCAACTCGCCGCACAACCCGACCGGCATGGTCGCGAGCCACGACGAGCTGACGGCCATCGCCGCCCTCGCCATCGAGCATGACCTGCTGGTCATCACCGACGAGGTCTACGAGCAGCTGACGTTCGACGGTCATCAGCACCGGCCGCTCGCCGGGTACCCCGGCATGGCCGAGCGCACCGTCACCATCTCCAGCGCCGCCAAGATGTTCAACTGCACCGGCTGGAAGATCGGTTGGGCATGTGGGCCGGCTGACCTGATCGCCGGGGTGCGCGCCGCCAAGCAGTACCTGACGTACGTCGGCGGCGCGCCGTTCCAGCCGGCCGTCGCGCACGCGCTGGACCACGAGGACGCCTGGGTCGCGGCGCTACGAAAGTCCTACCGCGGCAAGCGGGATCGATTGGCCGGCGCCCTCACCGACATCGGCTTCGACGTGCACGACAGCTTCGGCACCTACTTCCTGTGCGCCGATCCCCGCCCGCTGGGATATGACGACAGCACCGCGTTCTGCGCCGGCCTGCCAGAGCGGGTGGGCGTCGCCGCCATCCCGATGTCGGCGTTCCTGGATCCACACTCGCCTGACTCGGCCGGCTGGAACCACCTGGTGCGGTTCGCCTTCTGCAAGCGCGACGACACCCTCGACGAGGCGATCAGCCGGCTCCGCACCCTGTGA
- a CDS encoding GntR family transcriptional regulator produces the protein MTDRPPSPLLEKLVVVRNGGPQQTVVTELRRVILRGDAPPGTPVPLTEVAELFGVSHIPVREALKTLISEGLVTHRPNSGYTVARMTKQELHEMYVVRAALEGAALTIAAEKATDYERAVAIEANDRMAQAIRDSDGAAFQRESRNFHMALVRPSGMHRLLHILEMSWNMIEPVQAMMHVTPDDRAKLNGDHEEMLEAFLARDTARLSAIAQRHNDSVDVAIGTLPTDTGLLTQDS, from the coding sequence ATGACCGACCGCCCACCTTCTCCGCTGTTGGAGAAGCTGGTGGTGGTGCGGAACGGCGGGCCGCAGCAGACCGTGGTGACCGAGTTGCGCCGGGTGATCCTGCGCGGTGACGCGCCACCCGGAACCCCGGTGCCGCTGACCGAGGTCGCCGAACTGTTCGGCGTGAGCCACATTCCCGTCCGCGAGGCACTCAAGACGCTCATCAGCGAGGGCCTGGTGACACACCGGCCCAACTCGGGCTACACCGTCGCCCGGATGACGAAGCAGGAACTGCACGAGATGTACGTCGTGCGCGCGGCGCTGGAGGGCGCGGCGCTCACGATCGCCGCGGAAAAGGCCACCGACTACGAGCGGGCCGTCGCGATCGAGGCCAATGACCGGATGGCGCAAGCGATTCGGGACTCCGACGGCGCGGCGTTCCAGCGGGAGAGCCGCAACTTCCACATGGCGCTGGTGCGCCCGTCCGGCATGCATCGGCTGCTGCACATCCTCGAAATGTCCTGGAACATGATCGAACCCGTGCAGGCCATGATGCACGTGACGCCGGACGACCGGGCCAAGCTCAACGGCGACCACGAGGAGATGCTCGAGGCGTTCCTGGCCCGGGACACCGCGCGGCTCAGTGCGATCGCGCAGCGCCACAACGACAGCGTCGACGTCGCGATCGGGACCCTGCCCACCGACACCGGGCTGCTCACGCAGGATTCCTAG
- a CDS encoding SRPBCC family protein, translating to MAVMASRELVIDASPEAIMDALADMDEASQWRSLHRELQVLDRYPDGRPHHVKATVKIMGITDKELLEYHWGDDWMVWDAADTFQQRGQHAEYKLTREGDHTRVRFDIIVDLVAPIPEFLLRRARKLVLDAAVDRLRARVTRLYG from the coding sequence ATGGCAGTTATGGCGTCCCGAGAGCTGGTGATCGACGCCTCGCCCGAAGCCATCATGGATGCGCTGGCCGACATGGACGAGGCGTCGCAATGGCGCAGCTTGCACCGGGAATTACAGGTACTGGATCGGTATCCCGACGGTCGTCCGCACCATGTCAAAGCGACCGTGAAGATCATGGGCATCACCGACAAAGAACTCCTGGAGTACCACTGGGGTGATGACTGGATGGTGTGGGACGCGGCCGACACCTTCCAACAGCGTGGGCAACATGCCGAGTACAAACTGACTCGCGAGGGCGACCACACCAGGGTGCGATTCGACATCATCGTGGACCTCGTCGCCCCCATTCCCGAGTTCCTGTTGCGCCGAGCCCGCAAACTGGTGCTCGATGCTGCGGTCGACCGGCTGCGGGCCCGGGTGACTCGTCTCTACGGCTAG
- a CDS encoding CaiB/BaiF CoA transferase family protein, giving the protein MTNAGPLAGVKVIELGGIGPGPHTAMMLADLGADVVRVRRPGGLTMPAENVDLLHRGKRIVDLDVKSDPAALLALAAKADVLLDCFRPGTCERLGIGPAECEAVNPRLIFARITGWGQDGPLAQTAGHDINYLSQTGALSAIGYRDRPPVAPLNLVADFGGGSMLTLIGIVTALYEREQSGRGQVVDAAMVDGVSMLAQMMWTMKSTGVMKDQRESFLLDGGAPYYRVYETSDGGYMAVGSIEPQFFAQLLVGLGLDPAEVPNQFDLARYDEMRDIFAARFASRTRVEWTGTFAGTDACVTPVLTWTEAAAGEHLRARSTIVTVDGVDQAAPAPRFSRTPSGPVGAPPQQTTPIGEVGW; this is encoded by the coding sequence ATGACGAATGCGGGGCCACTGGCCGGAGTCAAGGTGATCGAACTCGGCGGAATCGGCCCCGGGCCGCACACCGCCATGATGCTGGCGGACCTCGGCGCCGATGTGGTGCGGGTGCGTCGTCCCGGCGGGCTGACGATGCCCGCCGAGAACGTCGACCTGCTGCACCGCGGCAAGCGGATCGTCGACCTGGACGTCAAGTCCGACCCGGCCGCGCTGCTCGCGCTGGCCGCGAAAGCCGATGTGCTGCTTGACTGTTTCCGTCCCGGCACCTGCGAGCGCCTCGGCATCGGGCCGGCCGAGTGCGAGGCCGTCAACCCGCGGCTGATCTTCGCCCGGATCACCGGCTGGGGCCAGGACGGCCCGCTCGCCCAGACCGCGGGCCACGACATCAACTACCTGTCGCAGACCGGCGCGCTGTCGGCCATCGGCTACCGCGACCGGCCGCCGGTGGCGCCGCTGAACCTGGTCGCCGACTTCGGCGGCGGGTCGATGCTGACGCTCATCGGCATCGTCACGGCGCTGTACGAACGCGAACAGTCCGGCCGCGGCCAGGTGGTCGACGCGGCGATGGTCGACGGTGTCAGCATGCTCGCCCAGATGATGTGGACCATGAAGTCCACCGGCGTGATGAAGGACCAGCGCGAGTCCTTCCTCCTGGACGGCGGCGCCCCGTATTACCGCGTGTACGAGACCTCCGACGGCGGCTACATGGCGGTCGGCTCGATCGAACCGCAGTTCTTCGCTCAGCTACTTGTGGGCCTTGGCCTGGATCCCGCCGAGGTGCCCAACCAGTTCGACCTCGCGCGCTACGACGAAATGCGCGACATCTTTGCTGCCCGGTTCGCGAGCCGGACCCGCGTCGAGTGGACCGGGACGTTCGCCGGGACCGACGCCTGCGTCACTCCCGTGCTCACCTGGACCGAGGCCGCCGCCGGCGAACACCTCCGGGCCAGGTCGACGATCGTCACCGTCGACGGCGTCGACCAGGCGGCGCCCGCACCGCGTTTCTCGCGGACCCCGTCGGGCCCCGTCGGCGCTCCGCCGCAGCAGACCACGCCGATCGGCGAAGTCGGTTGGTAG
- a CDS encoding SRPBCC family protein, with amino-acid sequence MAVSASHEVTIEATPEEIMDVIADLAQTPVWSPQYTKAEVLDTYENGRPKQAKMTIKAAGMADDQILEYTWTDLTGSWVLIRSSSLKKQEAKYTLTPAGNKTKVKFEITVDPVVPIPGFLLKRSVSGGAETATEGLKKFMAKNKKG; translated from the coding sequence ATGGCAGTCAGCGCGTCGCACGAAGTGACCATCGAGGCAACCCCTGAAGAGATCATGGATGTCATCGCAGACCTTGCGCAGACACCCGTGTGGTCGCCGCAGTACACCAAGGCCGAGGTCCTGGACACCTACGAGAACGGCCGGCCGAAGCAGGCCAAGATGACGATCAAGGCCGCCGGCATGGCCGACGACCAGATCCTCGAATACACCTGGACCGACCTCACGGGCAGCTGGGTGCTGATCAGGTCGTCGTCGCTGAAGAAGCAGGAAGCCAAGTACACGCTGACCCCGGCCGGCAACAAGACCAAGGTGAAGTTCGAGATCACCGTCGACCCCGTGGTGCCGATCCCAGGCTTCCTGCTCAAGCGCAGCGTCAGCGGTGGCGCTGAGACTGCCACCGAGGGGCTGAAAAAGTTCATGGCCAAGAACAAGAAGGGCTGA
- a CDS encoding sensor domain-containing protein — protein sequence MKRHAFGVAVLCLALAACGGKTGTPTPATPSVVAESSIDSLLLTPDEMNKTMGVTGMVGRPPKDGMDDHRNLLPNLNCLGVWQIDESVIYSKDGKDLKSGQDWKAVRQQTLQVPDSDQWDYLAAQSVVYYPTSDAARNFFNLSAARWAKCTNHHVNIRLNDKPLPKWLSGDLERSDTKLAMPIMRGTGPETRWCQHVLQRVENLIIDVEACTPKAPVTAAADIATKIQSNIH from the coding sequence GTGAAGCGACACGCCTTCGGCGTCGCCGTGCTGTGCCTGGCGCTGGCCGCCTGCGGCGGCAAGACCGGTACGCCGACACCCGCGACCCCGTCCGTCGTTGCCGAGTCCAGCATTGACAGCCTGCTGCTGACGCCGGACGAGATGAACAAGACGATGGGCGTCACCGGCATGGTGGGCCGTCCGCCGAAAGACGGGATGGACGACCACCGCAACCTGCTGCCGAACCTGAACTGCCTCGGCGTCTGGCAGATCGACGAGTCCGTCATCTACTCCAAGGATGGCAAGGACCTCAAGAGCGGCCAGGACTGGAAGGCCGTGCGGCAGCAGACGCTGCAGGTCCCTGACAGCGACCAATGGGACTATCTGGCAGCGCAGTCGGTCGTCTACTACCCGACATCCGATGCGGCCCGGAACTTCTTCAACCTGTCGGCCGCGCGGTGGGCCAAGTGCACCAACCACCATGTCAACATCCGGCTCAACGACAAGCCGCTACCGAAGTGGCTGTCGGGAGATCTGGAGCGCTCCGACACCAAACTCGCGATGCCCATCATGCGCGGCACCGGGCCCGAAACCCGTTGGTGCCAACACGTTCTGCAGCGCGTCGAGAACCTGATCATCGATGTCGAAGCCTGCACCCCCAAGGCGCCGGTGACGGCGGCCGCCGACATCGCCACGAAGATCCAGTCGAACATCCACTGA
- a CDS encoding MspA family porin, with the protein MLAALCVVLPVGTAPLALADPPADPAVLPAGNPAPPPPGEGAVPSGPAGVLDTPDGWHIEVTGSNETQLPVAPLTTAISSREYWVAGTFTGKITGSGKTKLAGGTLEAGEQIGCGIISDEAEINPGISFTPGIRIPFAGTDPSLGTGISLQGKVYLKPGTVTTVAIDKKSFKGTTARVTITGVRIKTDQCAGQSFIRSYATLTSSTDNTDDVITYLGVTKSV; encoded by the coding sequence ATGTTGGCAGCCCTTTGCGTGGTGCTCCCGGTCGGCACCGCGCCGCTGGCACTCGCTGACCCGCCCGCCGATCCGGCTGTGCTGCCGGCCGGCAACCCGGCCCCGCCGCCTCCTGGCGAGGGCGCCGTGCCGTCGGGCCCCGCCGGCGTCCTGGACACCCCCGACGGCTGGCACATCGAGGTCACCGGCAGCAACGAGACCCAGCTTCCCGTCGCCCCCCTGACCACCGCGATCTCCTCGCGTGAGTACTGGGTCGCCGGTACCTTCACCGGCAAGATCACCGGTAGCGGAAAGACCAAACTGGCTGGTGGAACGCTGGAAGCCGGCGAGCAGATCGGTTGCGGCATCATCTCCGACGAGGCCGAGATCAACCCCGGTATCAGCTTCACGCCGGGTATCAGGATCCCGTTCGCGGGCACTGACCCCAGCCTCGGTACCGGCATCAGCCTGCAGGGCAAGGTCTACCTGAAGCCCGGCACCGTGACCACCGTCGCGATCGACAAGAAGTCGTTCAAGGGCACCACCGCCCGCGTGACCATCACGGGTGTTCGGATCAAGACCGACCAGTGCGCCGGTCAGTCGTTCATCCGGTCGTACGCCACCCTGACGAGCTCGACCGACAACACCGACGACGTCATCACCTACCTGGGTGTGACGAAGTCCGTCTGA
- a CDS encoding MspA family porin, with the protein MLNRLATLAAAAGVLLSATVTPLALADPVDPAGFDGPPPDNGVVASDEPARITSPDGWVLEVVAKNETQLPVAPLTTAVSSREYLVGGTFTGTVTGNGKTKLNGGTLEAGYQIGCGIELGQVRLIGQIGLSTSGSTLAGLIPTGVSMPMSGTLEIHAKPGTVTQVPVDKKTFKSAPVRVTLKDTHIKIDGCVGQSFLRSYAVLTSSTTDTDDIVAYYGITKSV; encoded by the coding sequence ATGTTGAACCGACTTGCCACATTGGCTGCCGCAGCGGGCGTGCTGCTGTCGGCGACCGTTACGCCGCTCGCCCTGGCCGACCCGGTCGATCCCGCCGGCTTCGACGGCCCGCCGCCGGACAACGGCGTCGTGGCCTCCGACGAGCCGGCCCGCATCACCAGCCCGGACGGCTGGGTCCTCGAGGTCGTGGCCAAGAACGAGACCCAGCTGCCCGTCGCCCCGCTGACCACCGCGGTCAGCTCCCGCGAATACCTGGTGGGCGGCACGTTCACCGGCACCGTCACGGGCAACGGCAAGACCAAACTGAACGGCGGCACGCTGGAGGCCGGCTACCAGATCGGTTGCGGCATCGAGCTCGGCCAGGTGCGTCTGATCGGCCAGATCGGTCTGAGCACCTCGGGCTCCACCCTCGCCGGCCTGATCCCCACCGGTGTCAGCATGCCGATGTCGGGCACGCTGGAAATCCACGCCAAGCCGGGCACCGTGACCCAGGTGCCGGTCGACAAGAAGACCTTCAAGTCGGCTCCGGTCCGCGTGACGCTCAAGGACACCCACATCAAGATCGACGGTTGCGTCGGCCAGTCCTTCCTGCGGTCGTACGCGGTGCTGACCAGCTCCACCACCGACACCGACGACATCGTGGCCTACTACGGCATCACCAAGTCGGTCTGA